From the Vicia villosa cultivar HV-30 ecotype Madison, WI unplaced genomic scaffold, Vvil1.0 ctg.000664F_1_1, whole genome shotgun sequence genome, one window contains:
- the LOC131630258 gene encoding uncharacterized GPI-anchored protein At4g28100-like: MQSLTSFLALFIFLTSLSHPSHSNTVPSFPTPTQSPICKLDLSNELFGGVNVACGNNLDRSRCCPVLAAWLFAAHARRALEISPIPSENSIDLPRMPDDSQKCVNSLQDSLRNRNIIIPTPNASCDAVLCFCGIRLHQISSLNCPTAFNVSDFTTVRNVSGSHKATPTAAVRELEKNCRNSSYAGCTNCLATLQKLKVHKKESKESDRERKMFNRDCQLMALTWLLGKNKTLYIPTVSAVLRAIMYSAHPHDVMCSPDQENMPLAVDSMQFDHASSSAAQSWPFIKLFWSMIIIMIGIVM, encoded by the exons ATGCAATCATTAACTTCCTTTCTAGCTCTCTTCATTTTCCTAACATCATTATCACACCCTTCACATTCAAACACAGTCCCTTCATTTCCCACTCCAACTCAATCCCCAATATGCAAACTAGACCTCTCCAACGAACTCTTCGGCGGCGTAAACGTCGCCTGCGGCAACAACCTCGACCGAAGCCGCTGTTGTCCCGTTCTCGCCGCTTGGCTCTTCGCTGCTCACGCGCGAAGAGCCTTAGAGATTTCCCCTATACCATCTGAAAATTCCATCGACCTTCCGAGAATGCCTGATGATTCTCAGAAGTGTGTTAACTCCCTCCAAGACTCTCTTCGAAACAGAAACATTATAATCCCAACACCAAATGCTAGCTGTGATGCTGTTTTATGTTTCTGTGGAATCAGGCTTCATCAGATAAGCTCATTAAATTGTCCAACCGCTTTTAATGTTTCGGATTTTACCACGGTTCGTAATGTATCTGGTTCTCATAAAGCTACTCCTACTGCTGCGGTTCGTGAATTGGAGAAGAATTGCCGTAACTCTTCTTATGCTGGTTGCACCAATTGTCTGGCTACATTGCAAAAG TTAAAAGTGCACAAGAAAGAGAGCAAGGAAAGTGACAGGGAGAGGAAGATGTTCAACCGGGACTGTCAACTGATGGCACTAACATGGCTGTTGGGGAAGAACAAGACGTTGTATATACCAACAGTATCAGCGGTGTTACGTGCTATAATGTACAGTGCACATCCACACGATGTAATGTGTAGTCCAGACCAGGAGAACATGCCTCTGGCCGTTGATTCGATGCAATTCGATCACGCGAGTAGTAGCGCGGCGCAATCTTGGCCGTTCATCAAGTTGTTTTGGagtatgattattattatgattgggATTGTGATGTAA